A genomic stretch from Falco naumanni isolate bFalNau1 chromosome 4, bFalNau1.pat, whole genome shotgun sequence includes:
- the PTPDC1 gene encoding protein tyrosine phosphatase domain-containing protein 1 isoform X3 gives MKGSAITYSFCRVTGTAMAAGALLQNELPYSSLLESSLHLANMSSGSSRRPTAKYTKVGEHLRHVIPGHMQCSMACGGRACKYENPARWSDQEQAIKGLYSSWITDNILAMARPSTELIDKYNIIEQFERCGIKTIINLQRPGEHASCGSPLEQESGFTYIPEAFMEAGIYFYNFGWKDYGVASLTTVLDMVKVMAFALQEGRVAVHCHAGLGRTGVLIACYLVFATRMSADQAILFVRAKRPNSIQTRGQLLCIREFTQFLVPLRNVFACCEPKAHTVTLSQYLTRQRHLLHGYESRHLKHVPKLIHLVCKLLLDLAENRQVVEAELLDIPDLSAEIEKTVSQLVSTQLDRELARQDSDMSDSSHTHSSTFETQDSLFSLGHECDPLWKRRNVECLQPLTHLKRRLSYSESDLRRTEFLLEQGETAWTVPAQILQCNQPKRNSGEECSATSEQKPQLDLNKEALVRNTCMFWSQGKFNLDGQKDGSSLYHRRNCTKEVQRSRTFSSGLASLHNTREPGTPRHNFTNEIGHRKDHKTNMYSRRVYVSEDSDSSSSSKVNFSLGYESQGSKDVSEAIPHIVLQSELSLEARRVLAAKALAGINEFLGEEEVKQKVEMWQKELNSRDGAWDKICTERDPFILCSLMWSWIEQLKEPIISKDDIDMLAKNCTESQDALYLLRKEQCQTILCILHCVVNLQMLPADVEEALLARAIKAFTKTNLDSENGPYVYNTLKKVFKQTLEEKRKRLKEGTENHS, from the exons GTACTGCAATGGCTGCAGGAGCTTTGCTGCAAAATGAATTACCGTATTCTTCATTGCTAGAGAGCAGTCTACATCTTGCAAATATGAGTTCAG GAAGTTCGAGGCGTCCAACAGCAAAATACACTAAAGTAGGGGAGCACCTTCGCCATGTCATTCCTGGTCACATGCAGTGCTCAATGGCATGTGGTGGACGTGCTTGCAAGTATGAAAATCCAGCTCGATGGAGTGACCAGGAGCAAGCTATTAAAGGGCTTTACTCTTCCTG GATAACAGATAACATACTGGCAATGGCTCGACCCTCAACAGAATTGATTGACAAGTACAACATTATTGAACAGTTTGAAAG ATGTGGCATAAAAACCATAATTAACCTTCAGCGTCCTGGGGAGCATGCAAGCTGTGGGAGTCCACTGGAACAAGAAAGCGGCTTCACCTACATTCCTGAAGCTTTTATGGAGGCTGGAA tttatttttataattttggaTGGAAGGATTATGGAGTGGCATCTCTCACTACTGTACTTGATATGGTAAAAGTCATGGCTTTCGCCTTGCAGGAAGGGAGGGTAGCTGTTCATTGTCATGCAGGACTTGGTCGGACAG GTGTTCTGATAGCTTGTTACTTAGTTTTTGCAACAAGAATGAGTGCTGATCAAGCAATTCTTTTTGTCAGAGCAAAAAGGCCTAATTCTATTCAGACTAGAGGGCAGTTGTTATGCATCAGAGAATTCACTCAGTTTTTGGTTCCTCTGAGAAATGTGTTTGCGTGCTGTGAGCCCAAGGCACACACAGTGACGCTGTCCCAGTACCTGACCCGTCAGAGACATCTGCTTCATGGTTACGAGAGTAGGCATCTCAAACATGTGCCAAAACTTATTCATCTTGTTTGCAAATTGTTGTTAGACCTGGCTGAAAACAGACAAGTGGTAGAGGCAGAATTGTTAGATATACCAGATCTCTCAGCTGAAATTGAAAAGACTGTTTCTCAGTTGGTATCCACACAGCTAGATAGAGAACTTGCAAGGCAGGACAGTGATATGTCAGACTCCTCCCACACCCACTCATCCACTTTTGAGACCCAGGattctcttttctccctgggACATGAATGTGATCCTCTTTGGAAAAGAAGGAATGTTGAATGCCTTCAGCCTCTAACTCATCTAAAAAGGCGTCTAAGCTATAGTGAGTCAGATTTAAGGAGAACTGAGTTTCTTTTAGAGCAAGGAGAAACTGCATGGACAGTACCTGCTCAGATACTACAGTGCAACCAACCCAAGCGGAACAGCGGTGAGGAATGTTCTGCCACAAGTGAACAAAAGCCACAGCTGGATTTAAATAAAGAAGCATTAGTGCGTAATACATGCATGTTCTGGAGTCAAGGTAAATTTAATTTGGATGGACAAAAAGATGGATCCTCCCTTTATCACAGAAGGAACTGTACGAAAGAAGTACAACGCAGTAGAACCTTTTCTTCAGGTCTAGCATCTCTCCACAATACCAGGGAACCTGGAACACCAAGGCATAATTTTACCAATGAGATTGGTCATAGAAAAGACCACAAGACTAATATGTATAGCAGAAGAGTCTATGTCTCTGAGGACTCtgattcttcttcttcttctaaaGTGAACTTTTCCCTTGGATATGAAAGCCAAGGTAGCAAAGATGTGTCAGAGGCAATTCCACACATTGTTCTGCAGTCAGAATTAAGTTTGGAAGCCCGAAGAGTTTTGGCAGCAAAAGCACTTGCAGGTATAAATGAATTtctgggagaggaggaagtgAAGCAGAAGGTAGAAATGTGGCAG aaagaacTGAATTCTCGAGATGGAGCTTGGGATAAAATCTGTACCGAGAGAGATCCTTTTATCCTCTGTAGCTTGATGTGGTCCTGGATAGAGCAGCTGAAAGAACCTATTATATCCAAAGACGATATTGACATGCTGGCAAAAAattgcacagaatcacaggatgcACTTTACTTACTGAGAAAG GAACAGTGTCAGACTATCCTTTGTATTTTACACTGTGTGGTGAACTTGCAAATGCTACCAGCTGATGTGGAGGAGGCCTTACTTGCTCGTGCTATTAAAGCTTTCACTAAG ACAAACTTGGATTCTGAAAATGGACCATATGTTTACAATACcttgaaaaaagtatttaaacagacactggaagaaaaaagaaaaaggcttaaGGAAGGAACAGAGAATCACTCTTGA
- the PTPDC1 gene encoding protein tyrosine phosphatase domain-containing protein 1 isoform X2 has translation MRPRPAPFCPAGRRSGGLTQREAGTAMAAGALLQNELPYSSLLESSLHLANMSSGSSRRPTAKYTKVGEHLRHVIPGHMQCSMACGGRACKYENPARWSDQEQAIKGLYSSWITDNILAMARPSTELIDKYNIIEQFERCGIKTIINLQRPGEHASCGSPLEQESGFTYIPEAFMEAGIYFYNFGWKDYGVASLTTVLDMVKVMAFALQEGRVAVHCHAGLGRTGVLIACYLVFATRMSADQAILFVRAKRPNSIQTRGQLLCIREFTQFLVPLRNVFACCEPKAHTVTLSQYLTRQRHLLHGYESRHLKHVPKLIHLVCKLLLDLAENRQVVEAELLDIPDLSAEIEKTVSQLVSTQLDRELARQDSDMSDSSHTHSSTFETQDSLFSLGHECDPLWKRRNVECLQPLTHLKRRLSYSESDLRRTEFLLEQGETAWTVPAQILQCNQPKRNSGEECSATSEQKPQLDLNKEALVRNTCMFWSQGKFNLDGQKDGSSLYHRRNCTKEVQRSRTFSSGLASLHNTREPGTPRHNFTNEIGHRKDHKTNMYSRRVYVSEDSDSSSSSKVNFSLGYESQGSKDVSEAIPHIVLQSELSLEARRVLAAKALAGINEFLGEEEVKQKVEMWQKELNSRDGAWDKICTERDPFILCSLMWSWIEQLKEPIISKDDIDMLAKNCTESQDALYLLRKEQCQTILCILHCVVNLQMLPADVEEALLARAIKAFTKTNLDSENGPYVYNTLKKVFKQTLEEKRKRLKEGTENHS, from the exons GTACTGCAATGGCTGCAGGAGCTTTGCTGCAAAATGAATTACCGTATTCTTCATTGCTAGAGAGCAGTCTACATCTTGCAAATATGAGTTCAG GAAGTTCGAGGCGTCCAACAGCAAAATACACTAAAGTAGGGGAGCACCTTCGCCATGTCATTCCTGGTCACATGCAGTGCTCAATGGCATGTGGTGGACGTGCTTGCAAGTATGAAAATCCAGCTCGATGGAGTGACCAGGAGCAAGCTATTAAAGGGCTTTACTCTTCCTG GATAACAGATAACATACTGGCAATGGCTCGACCCTCAACAGAATTGATTGACAAGTACAACATTATTGAACAGTTTGAAAG ATGTGGCATAAAAACCATAATTAACCTTCAGCGTCCTGGGGAGCATGCAAGCTGTGGGAGTCCACTGGAACAAGAAAGCGGCTTCACCTACATTCCTGAAGCTTTTATGGAGGCTGGAA tttatttttataattttggaTGGAAGGATTATGGAGTGGCATCTCTCACTACTGTACTTGATATGGTAAAAGTCATGGCTTTCGCCTTGCAGGAAGGGAGGGTAGCTGTTCATTGTCATGCAGGACTTGGTCGGACAG GTGTTCTGATAGCTTGTTACTTAGTTTTTGCAACAAGAATGAGTGCTGATCAAGCAATTCTTTTTGTCAGAGCAAAAAGGCCTAATTCTATTCAGACTAGAGGGCAGTTGTTATGCATCAGAGAATTCACTCAGTTTTTGGTTCCTCTGAGAAATGTGTTTGCGTGCTGTGAGCCCAAGGCACACACAGTGACGCTGTCCCAGTACCTGACCCGTCAGAGACATCTGCTTCATGGTTACGAGAGTAGGCATCTCAAACATGTGCCAAAACTTATTCATCTTGTTTGCAAATTGTTGTTAGACCTGGCTGAAAACAGACAAGTGGTAGAGGCAGAATTGTTAGATATACCAGATCTCTCAGCTGAAATTGAAAAGACTGTTTCTCAGTTGGTATCCACACAGCTAGATAGAGAACTTGCAAGGCAGGACAGTGATATGTCAGACTCCTCCCACACCCACTCATCCACTTTTGAGACCCAGGattctcttttctccctgggACATGAATGTGATCCTCTTTGGAAAAGAAGGAATGTTGAATGCCTTCAGCCTCTAACTCATCTAAAAAGGCGTCTAAGCTATAGTGAGTCAGATTTAAGGAGAACTGAGTTTCTTTTAGAGCAAGGAGAAACTGCATGGACAGTACCTGCTCAGATACTACAGTGCAACCAACCCAAGCGGAACAGCGGTGAGGAATGTTCTGCCACAAGTGAACAAAAGCCACAGCTGGATTTAAATAAAGAAGCATTAGTGCGTAATACATGCATGTTCTGGAGTCAAGGTAAATTTAATTTGGATGGACAAAAAGATGGATCCTCCCTTTATCACAGAAGGAACTGTACGAAAGAAGTACAACGCAGTAGAACCTTTTCTTCAGGTCTAGCATCTCTCCACAATACCAGGGAACCTGGAACACCAAGGCATAATTTTACCAATGAGATTGGTCATAGAAAAGACCACAAGACTAATATGTATAGCAGAAGAGTCTATGTCTCTGAGGACTCtgattcttcttcttcttctaaaGTGAACTTTTCCCTTGGATATGAAAGCCAAGGTAGCAAAGATGTGTCAGAGGCAATTCCACACATTGTTCTGCAGTCAGAATTAAGTTTGGAAGCCCGAAGAGTTTTGGCAGCAAAAGCACTTGCAGGTATAAATGAATTtctgggagaggaggaagtgAAGCAGAAGGTAGAAATGTGGCAG aaagaacTGAATTCTCGAGATGGAGCTTGGGATAAAATCTGTACCGAGAGAGATCCTTTTATCCTCTGTAGCTTGATGTGGTCCTGGATAGAGCAGCTGAAAGAACCTATTATATCCAAAGACGATATTGACATGCTGGCAAAAAattgcacagaatcacaggatgcACTTTACTTACTGAGAAAG GAACAGTGTCAGACTATCCTTTGTATTTTACACTGTGTGGTGAACTTGCAAATGCTACCAGCTGATGTGGAGGAGGCCTTACTTGCTCGTGCTATTAAAGCTTTCACTAAG ACAAACTTGGATTCTGAAAATGGACCATATGTTTACAATACcttgaaaaaagtatttaaacagacactggaagaaaaaagaaaaaggcttaaGGAAGGAACAGAGAATCACTCTTGA
- the PTPDC1 gene encoding protein tyrosine phosphatase domain-containing protein 1 isoform X5, with the protein MAAGALLQNELPYSSLLESSLHLANMSSGSSRRPTAKYTKVGEHLRHVIPGHMQCSMACGGRACKYENPARWSDQEQAIKGLYSSWITDNILAMARPSTELIDKYNIIEQFERCGIKTIINLQRPGEHASCGSPLEQESGFTYIPEAFMEAGIYFYNFGWKDYGVASLTTVLDMVKVMAFALQEGRVAVHCHAGLGRTGVLIACYLVFATRMSADQAILFVRAKRPNSIQTRGQLLCIREFTQFLVPLRNVFACCEPKAHTVTLSQYLTRQRHLLHGYESRHLKHVPKLIHLVCKLLLDLAENRQVVEAELLDIPDLSAEIEKTVSQLVSTQLDRELARQDSDMSDSSHTHSSTFETQDSLFSLGHECDPLWKRRNVECLQPLTHLKRRLSYSESDLRRTEFLLEQGETAWTVPAQILQCNQPKRNSGEECSATSEQKPQLDLNKEALVRNTCMFWSQGKFNLDGQKDGSSLYHRRNCTKEVQRSRTFSSGLASLHNTREPGTPRHNFTNEIGHRKDHKTNMYSRRVYVSEDSDSSSSSKVNFSLGYESQGSKDVSEAIPHIVLQSELSLEARRVLAAKALAGINEFLGEEEVKQKVEMWQKELNSRDGAWDKICTERDPFILCSLMWSWIEQLKEPIISKDDIDMLAKNCTESQDALYLLRKEQCQTILCILHCVVNLQMLPADVEEALLARAIKAFTKTNLDSENGPYVYNTLKKVFKQTLEEKRKRLKEGTENHS; encoded by the exons ATGGCTGCAGGAGCTTTGCTGCAAAATGAATTACCGTATTCTTCATTGCTAGAGAGCAGTCTACATCTTGCAAATATGAGTTCAG GAAGTTCGAGGCGTCCAACAGCAAAATACACTAAAGTAGGGGAGCACCTTCGCCATGTCATTCCTGGTCACATGCAGTGCTCAATGGCATGTGGTGGACGTGCTTGCAAGTATGAAAATCCAGCTCGATGGAGTGACCAGGAGCAAGCTATTAAAGGGCTTTACTCTTCCTG GATAACAGATAACATACTGGCAATGGCTCGACCCTCAACAGAATTGATTGACAAGTACAACATTATTGAACAGTTTGAAAG ATGTGGCATAAAAACCATAATTAACCTTCAGCGTCCTGGGGAGCATGCAAGCTGTGGGAGTCCACTGGAACAAGAAAGCGGCTTCACCTACATTCCTGAAGCTTTTATGGAGGCTGGAA tttatttttataattttggaTGGAAGGATTATGGAGTGGCATCTCTCACTACTGTACTTGATATGGTAAAAGTCATGGCTTTCGCCTTGCAGGAAGGGAGGGTAGCTGTTCATTGTCATGCAGGACTTGGTCGGACAG GTGTTCTGATAGCTTGTTACTTAGTTTTTGCAACAAGAATGAGTGCTGATCAAGCAATTCTTTTTGTCAGAGCAAAAAGGCCTAATTCTATTCAGACTAGAGGGCAGTTGTTATGCATCAGAGAATTCACTCAGTTTTTGGTTCCTCTGAGAAATGTGTTTGCGTGCTGTGAGCCCAAGGCACACACAGTGACGCTGTCCCAGTACCTGACCCGTCAGAGACATCTGCTTCATGGTTACGAGAGTAGGCATCTCAAACATGTGCCAAAACTTATTCATCTTGTTTGCAAATTGTTGTTAGACCTGGCTGAAAACAGACAAGTGGTAGAGGCAGAATTGTTAGATATACCAGATCTCTCAGCTGAAATTGAAAAGACTGTTTCTCAGTTGGTATCCACACAGCTAGATAGAGAACTTGCAAGGCAGGACAGTGATATGTCAGACTCCTCCCACACCCACTCATCCACTTTTGAGACCCAGGattctcttttctccctgggACATGAATGTGATCCTCTTTGGAAAAGAAGGAATGTTGAATGCCTTCAGCCTCTAACTCATCTAAAAAGGCGTCTAAGCTATAGTGAGTCAGATTTAAGGAGAACTGAGTTTCTTTTAGAGCAAGGAGAAACTGCATGGACAGTACCTGCTCAGATACTACAGTGCAACCAACCCAAGCGGAACAGCGGTGAGGAATGTTCTGCCACAAGTGAACAAAAGCCACAGCTGGATTTAAATAAAGAAGCATTAGTGCGTAATACATGCATGTTCTGGAGTCAAGGTAAATTTAATTTGGATGGACAAAAAGATGGATCCTCCCTTTATCACAGAAGGAACTGTACGAAAGAAGTACAACGCAGTAGAACCTTTTCTTCAGGTCTAGCATCTCTCCACAATACCAGGGAACCTGGAACACCAAGGCATAATTTTACCAATGAGATTGGTCATAGAAAAGACCACAAGACTAATATGTATAGCAGAAGAGTCTATGTCTCTGAGGACTCtgattcttcttcttcttctaaaGTGAACTTTTCCCTTGGATATGAAAGCCAAGGTAGCAAAGATGTGTCAGAGGCAATTCCACACATTGTTCTGCAGTCAGAATTAAGTTTGGAAGCCCGAAGAGTTTTGGCAGCAAAAGCACTTGCAGGTATAAATGAATTtctgggagaggaggaagtgAAGCAGAAGGTAGAAATGTGGCAG aaagaacTGAATTCTCGAGATGGAGCTTGGGATAAAATCTGTACCGAGAGAGATCCTTTTATCCTCTGTAGCTTGATGTGGTCCTGGATAGAGCAGCTGAAAGAACCTATTATATCCAAAGACGATATTGACATGCTGGCAAAAAattgcacagaatcacaggatgcACTTTACTTACTGAGAAAG GAACAGTGTCAGACTATCCTTTGTATTTTACACTGTGTGGTGAACTTGCAAATGCTACCAGCTGATGTGGAGGAGGCCTTACTTGCTCGTGCTATTAAAGCTTTCACTAAG ACAAACTTGGATTCTGAAAATGGACCATATGTTTACAATACcttgaaaaaagtatttaaacagacactggaagaaaaaagaaaaaggcttaaGGAAGGAACAGAGAATCACTCTTGA
- the PTPDC1 gene encoding protein tyrosine phosphatase domain-containing protein 1 isoform X1, whose product MQGSPRRRSAVSIFSNFFQGRRHSSSDPLLRVIQRRRSSVVEVLSSSTHRVMVAISSLSPEELDATFPEKKRSSRRPTAKYTKVGEHLRHVIPGHMQCSMACGGRACKYENPARWSDQEQAIKGLYSSWITDNILAMARPSTELIDKYNIIEQFERCGIKTIINLQRPGEHASCGSPLEQESGFTYIPEAFMEAGIYFYNFGWKDYGVASLTTVLDMVKVMAFALQEGRVAVHCHAGLGRTGVLIACYLVFATRMSADQAILFVRAKRPNSIQTRGQLLCIREFTQFLVPLRNVFACCEPKAHTVTLSQYLTRQRHLLHGYESRHLKHVPKLIHLVCKLLLDLAENRQVVEAELLDIPDLSAEIEKTVSQLVSTQLDRELARQDSDMSDSSHTHSSTFETQDSLFSLGHECDPLWKRRNVECLQPLTHLKRRLSYSESDLRRTEFLLEQGETAWTVPAQILQCNQPKRNSGEECSATSEQKPQLDLNKEALVRNTCMFWSQGKFNLDGQKDGSSLYHRRNCTKEVQRSRTFSSGLASLHNTREPGTPRHNFTNEIGHRKDHKTNMYSRRVYVSEDSDSSSSSKVNFSLGYESQGSKDVSEAIPHIVLQSELSLEARRVLAAKALAGINEFLGEEEVKQKVEMWQKELNSRDGAWDKICTERDPFILCSLMWSWIEQLKEPIISKDDIDMLAKNCTESQDALYLLRKEQCQTILCILHCVVNLQMLPADVEEALLARAIKAFTKTNLDSENGPYVYNTLKKVFKQTLEEKRKRLKEGTENHS is encoded by the exons ATGCAGGGTTCACCCCGAAGACGTTCGGCAGTGAGTATATTTAGCAACTTCTTCCAGGGTCGGAGACATTCTTCCTCCGATCCTCTTCTTCGCGTAATCCAGAGACGCCGGAGCTCGGTTGTAGAGGTACTCTCGTCATCAACTCACCGGGTTATGGTGGCGATATCGTCTCTGAGCCCTGAGGAGCTGGATGcaacttttcctgaaaaaaaaa GAAGTTCGAGGCGTCCAACAGCAAAATACACTAAAGTAGGGGAGCACCTTCGCCATGTCATTCCTGGTCACATGCAGTGCTCAATGGCATGTGGTGGACGTGCTTGCAAGTATGAAAATCCAGCTCGATGGAGTGACCAGGAGCAAGCTATTAAAGGGCTTTACTCTTCCTG GATAACAGATAACATACTGGCAATGGCTCGACCCTCAACAGAATTGATTGACAAGTACAACATTATTGAACAGTTTGAAAG ATGTGGCATAAAAACCATAATTAACCTTCAGCGTCCTGGGGAGCATGCAAGCTGTGGGAGTCCACTGGAACAAGAAAGCGGCTTCACCTACATTCCTGAAGCTTTTATGGAGGCTGGAA tttatttttataattttggaTGGAAGGATTATGGAGTGGCATCTCTCACTACTGTACTTGATATGGTAAAAGTCATGGCTTTCGCCTTGCAGGAAGGGAGGGTAGCTGTTCATTGTCATGCAGGACTTGGTCGGACAG GTGTTCTGATAGCTTGTTACTTAGTTTTTGCAACAAGAATGAGTGCTGATCAAGCAATTCTTTTTGTCAGAGCAAAAAGGCCTAATTCTATTCAGACTAGAGGGCAGTTGTTATGCATCAGAGAATTCACTCAGTTTTTGGTTCCTCTGAGAAATGTGTTTGCGTGCTGTGAGCCCAAGGCACACACAGTGACGCTGTCCCAGTACCTGACCCGTCAGAGACATCTGCTTCATGGTTACGAGAGTAGGCATCTCAAACATGTGCCAAAACTTATTCATCTTGTTTGCAAATTGTTGTTAGACCTGGCTGAAAACAGACAAGTGGTAGAGGCAGAATTGTTAGATATACCAGATCTCTCAGCTGAAATTGAAAAGACTGTTTCTCAGTTGGTATCCACACAGCTAGATAGAGAACTTGCAAGGCAGGACAGTGATATGTCAGACTCCTCCCACACCCACTCATCCACTTTTGAGACCCAGGattctcttttctccctgggACATGAATGTGATCCTCTTTGGAAAAGAAGGAATGTTGAATGCCTTCAGCCTCTAACTCATCTAAAAAGGCGTCTAAGCTATAGTGAGTCAGATTTAAGGAGAACTGAGTTTCTTTTAGAGCAAGGAGAAACTGCATGGACAGTACCTGCTCAGATACTACAGTGCAACCAACCCAAGCGGAACAGCGGTGAGGAATGTTCTGCCACAAGTGAACAAAAGCCACAGCTGGATTTAAATAAAGAAGCATTAGTGCGTAATACATGCATGTTCTGGAGTCAAGGTAAATTTAATTTGGATGGACAAAAAGATGGATCCTCCCTTTATCACAGAAGGAACTGTACGAAAGAAGTACAACGCAGTAGAACCTTTTCTTCAGGTCTAGCATCTCTCCACAATACCAGGGAACCTGGAACACCAAGGCATAATTTTACCAATGAGATTGGTCATAGAAAAGACCACAAGACTAATATGTATAGCAGAAGAGTCTATGTCTCTGAGGACTCtgattcttcttcttcttctaaaGTGAACTTTTCCCTTGGATATGAAAGCCAAGGTAGCAAAGATGTGTCAGAGGCAATTCCACACATTGTTCTGCAGTCAGAATTAAGTTTGGAAGCCCGAAGAGTTTTGGCAGCAAAAGCACTTGCAGGTATAAATGAATTtctgggagaggaggaagtgAAGCAGAAGGTAGAAATGTGGCAG aaagaacTGAATTCTCGAGATGGAGCTTGGGATAAAATCTGTACCGAGAGAGATCCTTTTATCCTCTGTAGCTTGATGTGGTCCTGGATAGAGCAGCTGAAAGAACCTATTATATCCAAAGACGATATTGACATGCTGGCAAAAAattgcacagaatcacaggatgcACTTTACTTACTGAGAAAG GAACAGTGTCAGACTATCCTTTGTATTTTACACTGTGTGGTGAACTTGCAAATGCTACCAGCTGATGTGGAGGAGGCCTTACTTGCTCGTGCTATTAAAGCTTTCACTAAG ACAAACTTGGATTCTGAAAATGGACCATATGTTTACAATACcttgaaaaaagtatttaaacagacactggaagaaaaaagaaaaaggcttaaGGAAGGAACAGAGAATCACTCTTGA
- the PTPDC1 gene encoding protein tyrosine phosphatase domain-containing protein 1 isoform X8 — protein sequence MQGSPRRRSAVSIFSNFFQGRRHSSSDPLLRVIQRRRSSVVEVLSSSTHRVMVAISSLSPEELDATFPEKKRSSRRPTAKYTKVGEHLRHVIPGHMQCSMACGGRACKYENPARWSDQEQAIKGLYSSWITDNILAMARPSTELIDKYNIIEQFERCGIKTIINLQRPGEHASCGSPLEQESGFTYIPEAFMEAGIYFYNFGWKDYGVASLTTVLDMVKVMAFALQEGRVAVHCHAGLGRTVNFSLGYESQGSKDVSEAIPHIVLQSELSLEARRVLAAKALAGINEFLGEEEVKQKVEMWQKELNSRDGAWDKICTERDPFILCSLMWSWIEQLKEPIISKDDIDMLAKNCTESQDALYLLRKEQCQTILCILHCVVNLQMLPADVEEALLARAIKAFTKTNLDSENGPYVYNTLKKVFKQTLEEKRKRLKEGTENHS from the exons ATGCAGGGTTCACCCCGAAGACGTTCGGCAGTGAGTATATTTAGCAACTTCTTCCAGGGTCGGAGACATTCTTCCTCCGATCCTCTTCTTCGCGTAATCCAGAGACGCCGGAGCTCGGTTGTAGAGGTACTCTCGTCATCAACTCACCGGGTTATGGTGGCGATATCGTCTCTGAGCCCTGAGGAGCTGGATGcaacttttcctgaaaaaaaaa GAAGTTCGAGGCGTCCAACAGCAAAATACACTAAAGTAGGGGAGCACCTTCGCCATGTCATTCCTGGTCACATGCAGTGCTCAATGGCATGTGGTGGACGTGCTTGCAAGTATGAAAATCCAGCTCGATGGAGTGACCAGGAGCAAGCTATTAAAGGGCTTTACTCTTCCTG GATAACAGATAACATACTGGCAATGGCTCGACCCTCAACAGAATTGATTGACAAGTACAACATTATTGAACAGTTTGAAAG ATGTGGCATAAAAACCATAATTAACCTTCAGCGTCCTGGGGAGCATGCAAGCTGTGGGAGTCCACTGGAACAAGAAAGCGGCTTCACCTACATTCCTGAAGCTTTTATGGAGGCTGGAA tttatttttataattttggaTGGAAGGATTATGGAGTGGCATCTCTCACTACTGTACTTGATATGGTAAAAGTCATGGCTTTCGCCTTGCAGGAAGGGAGGGTAGCTGTTCATTGTCATGCAGGACTTGGTCGGACAG TGAACTTTTCCCTTGGATATGAAAGCCAAGGTAGCAAAGATGTGTCAGAGGCAATTCCACACATTGTTCTGCAGTCAGAATTAAGTTTGGAAGCCCGAAGAGTTTTGGCAGCAAAAGCACTTGCAGGTATAAATGAATTtctgggagaggaggaagtgAAGCAGAAGGTAGAAATGTGGCAG aaagaacTGAATTCTCGAGATGGAGCTTGGGATAAAATCTGTACCGAGAGAGATCCTTTTATCCTCTGTAGCTTGATGTGGTCCTGGATAGAGCAGCTGAAAGAACCTATTATATCCAAAGACGATATTGACATGCTGGCAAAAAattgcacagaatcacaggatgcACTTTACTTACTGAGAAAG GAACAGTGTCAGACTATCCTTTGTATTTTACACTGTGTGGTGAACTTGCAAATGCTACCAGCTGATGTGGAGGAGGCCTTACTTGCTCGTGCTATTAAAGCTTTCACTAAG ACAAACTTGGATTCTGAAAATGGACCATATGTTTACAATACcttgaaaaaagtatttaaacagacactggaagaaaaaagaaaaaggcttaaGGAAGGAACAGAGAATCACTCTTGA